A window of the Gossypium hirsutum isolate 1008001.06 chromosome A03, Gossypium_hirsutum_v2.1, whole genome shotgun sequence genome harbors these coding sequences:
- the LOC107938509 gene encoding F-box protein SKIP19 encodes MTTAAETRNWLELPLDVTASILSRIGAIEILNSAQNVCSLWRNICKDPLMWRSIDMHNLGDLWDMDYDLAKMCVHAVDRSCGHLLDINVEYFGTDALLLHISERSVHLKRLRIVSCYNISDEGLSTAALKLPFLEELEISYCSISKDALETIGRSCPLLKSFKFNVQGCRRFHLESDDEALAIAQTMPELRHLQLFGNKLTNDGLLAILNGCPHLEYLDLRQCFNVSLGGNLEKRCVERIKNLRRPNDSTHDYEFYTEVHDTGSSDEDYPSGISDIDFMSDDYDDYFEFSGDSDYDFGNGYDAVLFD; translated from the exons ATGACCACCGCAGCTGAAACCCGCAATTGGCTAGAACTGCCGTTGGATGTGACGGCTTCGATTCTCTCCCGGATAGGTGCGATTGAGATCCTTAACAGCGCCCAAAACGTGTGTTCTTTGTGGCGGAACATCTGCAAGGACCCATTAATGTGGAGATCCATTGATATGCACAACTTGGGTGATTTATGGGACATGGACTATGACCTTGCGAAGATGTGTGTCCACGCTGTCGATCGCAGCTGTGGTCACTTGCTTGATATCAATGTCGAGTATTTTGGTACTGATGCACTTCTTCTTCATATCTCTGAGAG GTCTGTTCATCTTAAGCGTCTTCGAATAGTATCATGCTATAACATTTCAGATGAAGGGTTAAGTACAGCAGCTTTAAAGCTTCCATTTCTggaagagcttgaaatttcataCTGCTCCATTTCGAAAGATGCTCTGGAAACTATTGGTCGCAGTTGCCCTCTCTTgaaatcattcaaattcaatGTTCAGGGATGCAGACGCTTCCACTTGGAGTCTGATGATGAGGCACTAGCTATTGCACAAACCATGCCTGAATTACGCCACCTCCAACTTTTTGGGAACAAGTTGACTAATGATGGCTTGCTGGCCATTCTCAACGGTTGTCCTCACCTTGAATATCTTGACTTACGGCAATGTTTCAATGTTAGTCTGGGAGGGAACTTGGAGAAAAGATGCGTTGAACGCATAAAAAATTTGCGACGCCCTAATGATTCAACTCATGATTATGAGTTCTATACGGAAGTTCATGATACTGGGTCATCTGATGAAGATTATCCATCTGGAATTTCAGACATAGACTTTATGTCCGATGATTATGATGATTATTTCGAGTTCTCGGGTGACTCTGATTATGATTTCGGTAATGGCTATGATGCTGTGCTTTTTGACTGA
- the LOC107938508 gene encoding protein kinase PINOID, translated as MFEYKRKSESELSSETRNSSSQSSMSSESCSSFSRLSFELLPTSRTNPENLSLKPHRSSDFAYSAIRSVTFARKTGLTFRDFRLLRHIGSGDIGTVYLCRLADVDEKCCYAMKVVDKEVLVMKNKVHRAEMEKKILKMLDHPFLPTLYAEFEASNFSCIVMEYCSGGDLHSLRHKQPQKRFSLNSARFYAAEVLVALEYLHMLGIIYRDLKPENVLVRSDGHIMLSDFDLSLCSDAIPAVESPSSSPDPMPPQNQSCNRPQPTRLGRLFRRLLRSKKIETLTQSKPFFVAEPVAARSRSFVGTHEYVSPEVASGGSHGNAVDWWSFGIFIYEMIYGRTPFAAPSNELTLRNIVKKPLAFPTHSSSSLLEHHARDLISGLLNKDPNARLGSKRGAADVKTHPFFKALNFALIRSVTPPEVPGLRRQSTASYYQAKSEEQSTAFDFF; from the exons ATGTTCGAGTACAAACGCAAGTCAGAAAGTGAGTTGAGTTCAGAAACAAGGAATTCATCGAGTCAAAGTTCAATGAGTAGTGAAAGCTGTAGCAGTTTTAGTCGTCTCTCTTTTGAGCTTCTTCCAACATCTAGGACCAACCCAGAAAACCTTTCTCTCAAACCTCACCGATCTTCCGACTTCGCTTACTCCGCTATCCGATCCGTCACCTTCGCCCGCAAAACCGGCCTCACGTTCCGTGATTTTAGACTCTTACGCCACATAGGTTCCGGCGACATTGGAACTGTCTACCTCTGCCGGCTGGCTGACGTGGATGAAAAATGTTGTTATGCGATGAAGGTGGTGGATAAGGAAGTGTTGGTAATGAAGAACAAAGTTCACCGTGCTGAGATGGAGAAAAAGATCCTGAAGATGCTGGATCATCCATTTTTGCCTACTTTGTACGCTGAGTTTGAAGCTTCTAATTTCTCTTGCATAGTTATGGAGTACTGTTCAGGGGGTGACTTGCATTCTCTTAGACATAAACAACCTCAAAAACGCTTCTCTTTGAACTCCGCAAG ATTTTATGCAGCTGAGGTTCTGGTAGCACTAGAGTACCTTCACATGCTGGGTATTATCTACAGAGACCTAAAACCGGAAAACGTTCTAGTCAGATCAGATGGTCACATCATGCTCTCAGATTTCGACCTTTCACTTTGCTCAGACGCGATCCCAGCCGTTGAATCTCCATCATCTTCACCGGACCCAATGCCGCCACAAAACCAGTCCTGCAACCGTCCGCAACCAACCCGACTCGGCCGCCTCTTCCGAAGGTTACTCCGGTCGAAGAAGATCGAAACACTCACACAAAGTAAGCCATTCTTCGTGGCGGAGCCTGTGGCTGCCCGATCGCGTTCCTTTGTCGGGACCCACGAGTATGTCTCACCAGAGGTTGCCTCCGGTGGGTCCCACGGTAATGCCGTTGACTGGTGGTCTTTCGGGATCTTCATCTACGAGATGATCTACGGCCGTACACCTTTTGCTGCTCCATCCAACGAGCTTACGCTGCGCAACATCGTAAAAAAACCTCTAGCTTTCCCAACCCACTCGTCTTCCTCCCTTCTTGAGCACCACGCGCGTGACCTCATTTCCGGCTTGTTGAACAAGGACCCCAACGCTCGCTTGGGATCCAAACGAGGTGCTGCCGACGTCAAAACGCATCCTTTTTTTAAAGCACTGAATTTCGCGCTCATAAGGTCGGTTACGCCGCCGGAGGTTCCTGGGTTAAGGCGGCAATCAACGGCGTCGTATTACCAAGCAAAGAGCGAAGAACAATCAACCGCCTTCGATTTCTTCTGA